Proteins encoded together in one Ipomoea triloba cultivar NCNSP0323 chromosome 4, ASM357664v1 window:
- the LOC116015641 gene encoding peptidyl-prolyl cis-trans isomerase FKBP15-1-like, with protein sequence MRFGYSVSGLLLLAVLSLVAAKKSGDVTELQIGVKYKPKTCELQAHKGDSVKVHYRGKLTDGTEFDASYERGDPIEFELGSGQVIKGWDQGLLGMCVGEKRKLKIPSKLGYGDNGSPPKIPGGATLIFDTELVAVNGKTSAGDKADDSEL encoded by the exons ATGAGATTCGGCTATTCGGTTTCAGGTCTTCTACTTCTCGCGGTTCTATCATTAG TTGCAGCGAAGAAATCTGGTGATGTTACGGAATTACAGATCGGTGTGAAG TATAAGCCAAAGACTTGTGAACTCCAGGCTCATAAAGGTGACAGTGTCAAAGTACACTATCGG GGAAAACTTACTGATGGAACTGAATTTGATGCCAGCTATGAAAGGGGTGACCCCATTGAATTTGAGCTTGGTAGTGGTCAAGTGATTAAag GATGGGATCAAGGACTACTAGGAATGTGTGTGGgagagaagagaaaattgaaaataccTTCTAAACTTGGTTATGGAGATAATGGGTCCCCGCCTAAGATCCCAG GTGGTGCAACACTTATCTTTGACACTGAGCTTGTTGCCGTGAATGGAAAGACATCAGCAGGAGACAAAGCTGATGACAGTGAACTATAA
- the LOC116015640 gene encoding pentatricopeptide repeat-containing protein At4g01400, mitochondrial-like: MMRLVPLHLLNVTIHTAKHQPKISATCALFSSTLHNCIEKQDKHQGQRQTCQHIEKQKQEPSIWSAARIQKLIASQSDPLLSKEIFDLASRQPNFRHSYAAFHTLIIKLGRARHFSLMQSVLYSLKSQQFSISPSLFSNIIQIYGDAGLPDKALKTFYTILEFNMKPRPKHLNQILEILVAHHYFIRPALDLFKSAHRYGVSPNTKSYNILMQVLCLNDDLSIAYSLFNQMFKRDVLPDVESYRIMMQGLCRKSQVNKAVDLLEDMLNKGFIPDTLSYTTLLNSLCRKKQLREAFKLLCRMKVKGCNPDIVHYNTVILGFCREGRALDACKVLEDMPTNGCLPNLVSYRTLVGGLCSQGMYDEAKGYVQEMMSKGFSLHFSVVHVLVKGFCNLGKIEEACGVVEVLLKHQNIVHIDTWAEIIPRICEEDNAGKWGDILKEITKVEIKPDSRIVDVGAGLGEFLINKIKSRSSMV, translated from the coding sequence ATGATGCGCTTAGTTCCTCTTCATCTCTTAAATGTCACCATTCATACCGCTAAGCACCAGCCAAAAATTTCAGCAACATGTGCCCTTTTCTCTTCAACCTTGCATAATTGTATAGAGAAACAAGATAAACACCAAGGACAACGACAAACATGCCAACATATagagaaacaaaaacaagagcCCTCAATTTGGTCTGCAGCGAGAATCCAGAAATTGATTGCTTCACAATCGGATCCACTACTGTCCAAAGAAATCTTTGATTTGGCATCTCGCCAGCCGAATTTCAGGCATTCTTATGCTGCATTCCACACCCTCATCATTAAACTTGGCCGTGCTCGCCACTTTTCACTCATGCAGTCCGTCCTATACTCTCTAAAGTCCCAACAGTTTTCCATTTCCCCATCGCTATTCTCAAACATCATCCAGATCTACGGTGATGCTGGACTTCCTGACAAAGCCCTCAAAACCTTTTACACAATCCTGGAGTTCAACATGAAACCTCGTCCTAAACACCTCAACCAAATTCTTGAAATCCTTGTTGCTCATCATTATTTCATTCGGCCTGCACTTGATCTCTTCAAATCTGCTCATCGGTATGGAGTCTCACCCAACACCAAATCTTATAACATCCTGATGCAAGTTTTATGTTTGAATGATGATTTAAGCATTGCCTACTCACTGTTTAATCAAATGTTTAAAAGAGATGTTTTGCCAGATGTGGAGTCATATAGAATCATGATGCAAGGGTTGTGTAGAAAGAGTCAAGTGAATAAAGCTGTTGATTTGCTGGAGGATATGCTTAATAAAGGGTTCATTCCAGATACTTTAAGCTACACCACTTTGTTAAATAGCTTGTGTAGGAAGAAGCAGCTTAGGGAGGCTTTTAAACTACTTTGTAGAATGAAGGTGAAAGGTTGTAATCCTGACATAGTTCATTACAATACTGTTATTTTAGGGTTCTGTAGGGAAGGGCGCGCACTTGATGCTTGTAAGGTACTTGAGGACATGCCCACAAATGGATGCCTACCCAATTTGGTGTCTTATAGAACATTGGTTGGAGGCTTATGCAGTCAAGGAATGTATGATGAGGCAAAAGGTTATGTGCAGGAGAtgatgtcaaaagggttttctCTACATTTTTCAGTTGTTCATGTATTAGTCAAGGGCTTTTGCAACCTTGGTAAGATTGAGGAAGCATGTGGAGTGGTGGAGGTGTTGTTGAAGCACCAGAACATTGTGCATATCGACACTTGGGCTGAAATTATACCTAGGATTTGTGAGGAGGACAATGCGGGGAAGTGGGgtgatattttaaaagaaattaccaAGGTAGAGATAAAGCCCGACTCAAGAATAGTGGATGTTGGTGCTGGTCTTGGTGAATTTTtgatcaataaaattaaaagcagATCAAGTATGGTTTGA